Part of the Liberibacter crescens BT-1 genome is shown below.
CAGTACCGCAATCGCGGAAGCATAATGCCTGTAAACGCCCGCGATGGCGACCGGGTCGAAATCGTCGCGAATAAATCCTTGGTACGGCGATGCCTTTTTGCATTCCAGTATAAATGCCGTGCGGGTACCGGACACCGCATGATAAAAACTTCGTGTGCTGGGCTGCAGCTGATGGCGGAAACTGTCCAACGGCTTCAGCCGTTGGTACTCGGAAACCCATTCATATTTATCTGCGACGATTTTCGCAAGTACAGTGTCCTGCATGACTTTCTTATCCTCTTGTTACCAGTGCCATCACGCGCTCATAGGGAGCACCGCTGTGAATTTCCTCCAGCGCCCGATGGGTGTTGTCACGGAGATTTTCCTGTCCGAACAATTTGAGCAGCAGAGCCACGTTGGCAGCGACAACGGATTTATGCGCGTGTTCACCTTTACCTTGTAACAAACGCGCCAAAATGTCACGGTTTTCTTCCGGCGATCCCCCCCGAAGCGCCTCTGCTGGCTGAGCCGACAGGCCGAAATCCGCCGCGTTCAGGGTATAGTTCTCAATCTTCCCCTCGCGCAGCTCTGCCACGTGCGTCGGCGCATGCAAGGCGACTTCATCCATGCCGCCGCTGTGTACCACCGCGACGCGTTGATAGCCCAACACGCACATCGTCTCGGCAATTGGCAGCACGAGTTTCGGGCTGTAGACGCCAATCAGCGCCAACGGCGGTCGGGCAGGATTGATTAGCGGACCCAGTACATTAAACAGGGTACGGGTTTTCAACAGTTTCCGCACCAGCATCGCGTGGCGAAAGCCGGAATGGTAATGCGGGGCGAACAGGAAGCAGATGCCCAGTTCATCCAACGCCTGGCGCGACAGTTCAGCCGGCATATCCAGCCGGACACCGAACGCCGACAGCAGGTCCGAAGAGCCTGAGCGGCTTGAAACGTTGTGGTTGACGTGTTTGGCCACCCGGGCGCTGCAGCCGGCGGCGACGATAGCGTTGGCAGTAGAAATGTTGATGCTATTGCTGCCGTCGCCGCCGATACCGACGATATCAGCAAAAGCATAATCAGGACGCGGAAACGGTCTGGCGTCGGCCAATAGCGCGCTGGCAGCACCGGCGATTTCCTCGGGGTATTCGCCGCGCACCTTCATGCTGATAAGCACGGCCGCCAGCTGTTCTGGAGCCAGTTGCCCCTGAATGATGGCCCCGAACAGCTGCTGGCTTTGTTCACGGCTGATACGCCCGCCCTGATAGAGATGTTCCAGCATCGCTTGCATGAAAAAGTCCTTCTGATTACGCCAGTGCCCAGGCGAGCGTCTGGTTTAACAAATGTGCTCCCTTAGTGGTTAAAATGGATTCAGGGTGGAACTGAAAGCCGCAGATCCGATCGGCATCATTGCGTACCGCCATCAC
Proteins encoded:
- the trpD gene encoding anthranilate phosphoribosyltransferase; protein product: MQAMLEHLYQGGRISREQSQQLFGAIIQGQLAPEQLAAVLISMKVRGEYPEEIAGAASALLADARPFPRPDYAFADIVGIGGDGSNSINISTANAIVAAGCSARVAKHVNHNVSSRSGSSDLLSAFGVRLDMPAELSRQALDELGICFLFAPHYHSGFRHAMLVRKLLKTRTLFNVLGPLINPARPPLALIGVYSPKLVLPIAETMCVLGYQRVAVVHSGGMDEVALHAPTHVAELREGKIENYTLNAADFGLSAQPAEALRGGSPEENRDILARLLQGKGEHAHKSVVAANVALLLKLFGQENLRDNTHRALEEIHSGAPYERVMALVTRG